One Tomitella gaofuii DNA segment encodes these proteins:
- a CDS encoding alpha/beta fold hydrolase — MSEQTDFDSTSRTITAGRFELHYNEAGADRPGTPVLFLHGSGPGVNGWSNFSGNFAAFAEHRRTIILDMPGFGRSPALEWDAAYPQVAAEAVAALLDELDIEKADIVGNSMGGNVACEAALATPGKVRRMALMGPGGLAENLFAPNPSEGSRRLFDFLKNPSEEAMEAWVDTMVGNRDVVSPELIADRTRRALEPGVIAQTMGIFGSIFNPAFKTLPLWARAEGIAQPTLLIWGRDDRMLPYEGAHFAYRHLPDAELHVFSNCGHWAMIEQRESFNRLVLEYFTRED, encoded by the coding sequence GTGAGCGAGCAGACCGACTTCGACAGCACGTCCCGCACCATCACCGCCGGACGGTTCGAGCTGCACTACAACGAGGCCGGCGCGGACAGGCCGGGGACGCCGGTGCTGTTCCTGCACGGCTCGGGCCCGGGAGTCAACGGCTGGTCGAACTTCTCCGGCAACTTCGCGGCGTTCGCCGAGCACCGGCGCACGATCATCCTCGACATGCCCGGCTTCGGCCGCAGCCCCGCACTCGAGTGGGACGCCGCCTATCCGCAGGTGGCCGCCGAGGCCGTCGCCGCACTGCTCGACGAGCTGGACATCGAGAAGGCCGACATCGTCGGCAACTCGATGGGCGGCAATGTCGCCTGCGAGGCCGCCCTCGCCACCCCGGGCAAGGTCCGCCGCATGGCGCTGATGGGCCCGGGCGGGCTGGCCGAGAACCTCTTCGCACCCAACCCCAGCGAGGGTTCGCGCCGGCTGTTCGACTTCCTCAAGAACCCGTCCGAGGAGGCCATGGAGGCCTGGGTGGACACGATGGTGGGCAACCGGGACGTCGTCTCCCCCGAGCTCATCGCCGACCGCACTCGGCGCGCGCTGGAACCGGGCGTCATCGCGCAGACGATGGGGATCTTCGGCTCGATCTTCAACCCGGCGTTCAAGACCCTCCCCCTGTGGGCGCGCGCGGAGGGCATCGCCCAGCCGACCCTGCTCATCTGGGGCCGCGACGACAGGATGCTGCCGTACGAGGGGGCGCACTTCGCCTACCGGCACCTGCCCGACGCCGAACTGCACGTGTTCAGCAACTGCGGGCACTGGGCGATGATCGAGCAGCGCGAGTCGTTCAACCGGCTCGTGCTCGAGTACTTCACCCGCGAGGACTGA
- a CDS encoding DUF1330 domain-containing protein, whose product MGEETGIAANTGARRGANSGSKGYAMAWLRDVRVGEEIYAYLARIEATMEPYGGVWLVHGSTPVPLEGDCPDSVVIIEFPSPDAARRWYESPGYQEILGLRTRNARSDTMLLEGVPAGYRALDTIEKLRAAG is encoded by the coding sequence ATGGGTGAGGAAACGGGCATCGCCGCGAACACAGGCGCGAGAAGAGGCGCGAACAGCGGATCCAAAGGCTACGCGATGGCGTGGCTGCGCGACGTCCGCGTCGGCGAGGAGATCTACGCCTACCTCGCCCGGATCGAAGCGACGATGGAACCCTACGGCGGCGTGTGGCTGGTGCACGGCAGCACGCCGGTGCCGCTTGAAGGGGACTGCCCCGACAGCGTGGTCATCATCGAGTTCCCCTCGCCGGACGCGGCCCGCCGCTGGTACGAGTCGCCCGGCTATCAGGAGATCCTCGGGCTTCGGACCCGCAACGCCCGGTCGGACACGATGCTGCTCGAAGGCGTCCCCGCCGGTTATCGGGCGCTCGACACCATCGAGAAGCTGCGGGCAGCGGGGTGA
- a CDS encoding DUF5313 family protein produces the protein MNGGPRAARERPGFWQYITYSYGKVLPSQYREWVIRDLGGPGANVRMAIRLIIPAFVGLGLMWLIPASLFVHVGMTLPIFLPFVYFAFVLGRVYRRHRLQMHDLDPDLADWWAREKDYALRREYEDRFGR, from the coding sequence ATGAACGGCGGTCCCCGCGCCGCACGCGAGCGGCCCGGATTCTGGCAGTACATCACCTACTCCTACGGCAAAGTCCTGCCGTCGCAGTACCGCGAGTGGGTGATACGCGACCTGGGCGGACCGGGCGCGAACGTCCGGATGGCGATACGCCTCATCATCCCGGCGTTCGTGGGCCTGGGCCTGATGTGGCTGATCCCCGCCAGCCTGTTCGTGCACGTGGGGATGACGCTGCCGATCTTCCTGCCGTTCGTGTACTTCGCCTTCGTCCTGGGCCGCGTCTACCGCCGCCATCGGCTGCAGATGCACGACCTGGACCCGGACCTGGCCGACTGGTGGGCGCGCGAGAAGGACTATGCCCTGCGCCGCGAGTACGAGGACCGGTTCGGGCGGTAG